Proteins from a genomic interval of Debaryomyces hansenii CBS767 chromosome E complete sequence:
- a CDS encoding DEHA2E14322p (weakly similar to uniprot|Q6CNL5 gnl|GLV|KLLA0E11594g Kluyveromyces lactis KLLA0E11594g), which yields MSLNYQMDLRETNSKLPFESRVDCCSNSDQHDLYRPRSSHSIDELRKYMNKEHISKQDKDVSLDKLPFEIRLKIANQLSQFDCLSLLRTNRAMYSSTIPRLYQHIIVDQNYSQFNKEYSFRHYISIDDFNEYEDFSCSYIKSPYNFKRFLHHYIRLHQSLEDDTVNYNNFGPNVTYPYIRKIQCIDLPDSLNVYDYELNDNLSLFFGKLSHLKELIWLNDNFRLEYLEMLPNYQSITTLVLNIKFSNYLTELHSPSKIEYDSYNSHDSEGTTRSLKFPNIINFQIRPFQNSNRLVKIINSLLISCKPDIISDHLKILKLSRFDKDISVLVPPFQNLVTSSEVSELNELDLGTIQSLFVRSELKYLNSLSILSFNNCLLTPDDSQTLINSVNLANLKTLELKNISEYQRIKTVVSNPDELINHLQTSFIVKIAPYLSTLQHLCIDYRESLTDSVPKFLKSISSDRLKSLDLTIRYNQSKLKSFDNDINEFYSAYSNAIISKNKCETLIKLSIETKEENAFCDLSIPIPSNFFYEELSNCLNLRSLRINPSDINSSEKVIKLIGSLPKLTMLDVIGSHAGGAPHLGLEMVHPTVYVEWFGVQHAALLYLQYNKHLKYIRINKCVFECQGESLQVTPRDGIDRWFNERVRVGFNIDG from the coding sequence atGCTgttgaattatcaaatgGATCTTAGGGAAACTAATTCGAAATTACCGTTTGAATCAAGAGTAGATTGTTGCTCGAATTCAGATCAACATGATTTATATAGACCAAGGTCAAGTCATTCGATAGATGAATTAAGGAAATACATGAATAAGGAACATATCTCTAAACAGGATAAAGATGTCTCGTTGGACAAGTTGCCATTTGAAATAAGATTAAAGATTGCAAATCAATTGTCGCAATTTGATTGCTTGAGTTTGCTAAGAACAAACCGAGCGATGTATTCATCTACTATCCCAAGATTATATCAACACATAATTGTTGACCAGAACTACAGTCAGTTCAACAAAGAATATAGCTTCAGGCATTATATTTCGATTGACGATTTCAATGAATATGAAGATTTTTCGTGCTCATATATAAAGAGCCCTTATAATTTCAAACGATTCTTGCATCACTATATAAGACTACATCAGTCGCTTGAGGATGATACGGTCAACTACAATAATTTTGGTCCGAATGTAACTTATCCATATATTCGAAAGATTCAATGCATTGACTTACCAGATTCATTAAACGTGTATGACTATGAATTGAACGATAACTTGAGTTTGttttttggaaaattaAGTCATTTGAAAGAGTTGATTTGGcttaatgataatttcagATTGGAGTACTTAGAAATGCTACCGAATTACCAGTCGATAACGACATTGGTGTTGAATATTAAGTTTAGCAATTATTTAACGGAATTACACTCACCAagcaaaattgaatatgattcTTATAACTCTCATGATAGCGAAGGTACCACTCGGCTGTTGAAGTTTCctaatataatcaattttcaaattagaCCGTttcaaaattctaataGGCTCGTTAAGATTATTAACAGCTTATTAATTAGTTGCAAACCAGATATTATAAGTGatcatttaaaaattttgaaattatcgcgatttgataaagatattAGTGTTCTAGTGCCAccatttcaaaatttggtCACCAGCAGCGAAGTATCAGAATTAAACGAACTAGATTTGGGAACCATCCAATCACTATTTGTGCGGAGTgagttgaaatatttaaatagtttatcaattttgctGTTTAATAATTGCTTGCTCACACCAGACGATTCACAAACATTGATAAATTCTGTCAATCTTGCCAATTTGAAAACgttggaattgaaaaacataTCTGAATATCAGAGAATAAAAACAGTAGTTAGTAATCCAGATGAATTAATCAACCATCTACAAACTAGTTTTATTGTCAAGATCGCTCCATATTTATCTACTTTGCAGCATTTATGCATCGATTATCGAGAATCCCTTACTGATAGCGTCCCCAAATTTTTAAAACTGATATCTAGTGATAGGTTGAAATCATTAGACCTAACCATAAGGTATAATCAAAGTAAACttaaatcatttgataatgatataaatgaattttATAGTGCTTACTCGAATGCAATAATTTCGAAGAATAAATGCGAAACTTTGATAAAACTTTCCATTgaaacaaaagaagaaaatgcaTTTTGCGACCTAAGCATTCCAAttccttcaaattttttctATGAAGAGTTAAGCAATTGTCTCAACTTAAGAAGCCTTAGAATCAACCCTAGTGATATAAATAGTTCTGAGAAGGTGATTAAGTTGATTGGCAGTTTGCCAAAGCTAACAATGCTTGATGTCATTGGTTCGCATGCAGGTGGGGCTCCACACCTTGGTCTAGAAATGGTGCACCCAACAGTATATGTTGAATGGTTTGGGGTTCAGCATGCAGCCCTATTATACTTACAGTATAATAAACACTTGAAGTACATTAGAATAAACAAATGCGTTTTTGAGTGCCAAGGCGAACTGCTCCAGGTTACCCCTCGCGATGGTATCGATAGATGGTTTAATGAGCGGGTGAGGGTCGGGTTCAATATTGATGGGTAG
- a CDS encoding DEHA2E14344p (weakly similar to ca|CA3598|CaSEC2 Candida albicans CaSEC2 GDP/GTP exchange factor (by homology)) — protein MTETTDIVNMDDRLTEEVTSLSTKLVTAVAKQSELEEKLLHMHRDNGQLKQKLSKLGDIETKYNEVVPKYEEIKKDHEKMKELKLTAEAQNTKLSAEVEDLTASLFNEANEMVSNASREAYNFKVKNRKLNEEIEEKNTIIDNLQDQLKDLKQLFFRIEEQHKLTFSGNGTPKLEQSKNLDDQYKNDTGEDADNDLQRYTKQLETIIYSPNVGAVRFDLSQYQQDFKIFIYTIIKPEFHMDLTTLKNLKFFRTVWSEELENSFPIIPNLANSNFINRWQKGKNFWNLIVEGKAVIEPISGVNETFKLAYKGDKLSKDVPVAIKDPCSFCGQSKDDILEHSRLYSLKLLNPDSSSVTAETQEVIVSYPLCNYCLIKLRTICDFFAKIRLISKNVYKLKQSNQFEEPTTPNFQFKRSFNSSSDLEVNSSPKKKQVLTKEEEEIEECKVMKLYCMLNLIRSKIFWSKLGFWDNVENVHEINVEDLHHEVFRSLIRHPAQENDYSDSQPGTPTPMTQPDSTTTTTSVPESGVNDTTKNTNDGSSNAEDNDKPKSTKATPFKPTNPHDSFAQKDEANSSKKELDPPSDKDNDEFADTSESFQDSEDQVIENDSADNKAQLGRKNSRSKQFKQKIDSDLDQTLQMLQESINDE, from the coding sequence ATGACGGAAACTACTGATATTGTAAACATGGATGATAGATTGACCGAGGAAGTTACTCTGTTGTCCACGAAGCTAGTTACCGCTGTTGCGAAACAACTGGAATTGgaagagaaattattaCACATGCATAGAGATAATGGCCAGTTAAAACAGAAATTGAGTAAGTTAGGTGATATTGAAACCAAATACAATGAAGTGGTCCCAAAATATGAAGAGATTAAGAAGGACCATGAAAAAATGAAGGAGTTAAAACTTACGGCGGAAGCGCAAAACACTAAATTGCTGGCAGAAGTCGAAGATTTAACAGCGTCGTTATTCAATGAAGCCAACGAAATGGTTAGTAACGCATCGAGAGAGGCATATAACTTCAAAGTGAAGAACCGTAAATTGAACGAAGAGATTGAGGAGAAGAACACTATTATAGATAATTTGCAAGACCAATTGAAAGACTTGAAGCAATTGTTTTTCAGAATCGAGGAACAACACAAGCTTACATTTTCAGGAAACGGTACTCCTAAGCTAGAGcaatcaaagaatttggaTGATCAATACAAGAATGACACAGGGGAAGATGCAGATAATGACCTCCAGAGGTATACGAAGCAATTAGAAactattatttattcaCCGAATGTGGGCGCGGTGagatttgatttatcaCAGTATCAACAAGACTTCAAGATATTCATATACACTATAATCAAGCCAGAATTCCATATGGACTTGACGActttaaaaaatttgaagttcTTTAGAACTGTGTGGagtgaagaattggaaaatagCTTTCCTATTATTCCAAACTTGGCCAATTCgaattttataaatagaTGGCAGAAGGGAAAGAACTTCTGGAACCTTATTGTGGAAGGCAAAGCAGTTATTGAACCAATAAGCGGTGTTAATGAAACCTTTAAATTGGCCTATAAAGGAGATAAGCTTAGCAAAGATGTACCTGTTGCCATTAAGGATCCTTGTAGTTTTTGCGGCCAATCAaaagatgatattttggaaCACTCAAGACTATATTcgttgaaattgttgaatccAGATTCGTCAAGTGTTACTGCTGAAACTCAGGAGGTAATCGTGAGTTATCCGTTATGTAACTATTGTCTTATAAAGTTGAGAACTATTTGCGACTTCTTTGCGAAAATAAGGCTCATTAGCAAAAATGTATACAAATTGAAGCAAAGTAATCAGTTTGAAGAGCCAACCACCCCTAATTTCCAGTTCAAGAGATCGTTTAATAGTTCGAGTGATTTGGAAGTCAATAGCTCTCCTAAGAAAAAACAAGTTCTCacgaaagaagaagaggaaattgaagaatgcAAGGTTATGAAATTATACTGTAtgttaaatttaattagaAGCAAGATATTCTGGAGTAAACTAGGGTTCTGGGACAACGTGGAAAATGTGCATGAGATAAACGTTGAAGACTTGCATCATGAGGTTTTTAGGTCCCTCATAAGACACCCTGCCCAGGAAAATGACTACTCTGATAGCCAACCTGGTACCCCGACGCCTATGACGCAACCAGATTCTACAACTACCACCACTAGTGTGCCCGAACTGGGAGTGAATGATACTACAAAGAACACTAATGACGGCTCAAGTAACgctgaagataatgataaaccTAAATCTACAAAAGCCACCCCATTTAAACCAACGAACCCCCACGATCTGTTTGCACAGAAAGATGAAGCAAACTCTTCtaaaaaagaattggatCCTCCGTCAGATAAAGACAATGACGAGTTTGCTGATACTTCCGAGAGTTTCCAGGACTCTGAAGACCAAGTAATAGAGAACGACTCCGCTGACAACAAGGCTCAGCTTGGCCGTAAGAATTCTAGATCAAAACAATTTAAGCAGAAAATAGATAGTGATCTAGATCAGACATTGCAGATGCTTCAAGAAAGTATAAATGAtgaatag